The genomic interval TAATGAAATCAAGCTATATTTAATCCAAATTATTGGGGGGCTTGATTATGTCGCATACGAAACCCAGTTTATCGATTCAAGAAGTGAATACGGTGCTGCTGCGTCACTTTGGAAGCGCAGTAAGCCATATTATGGCTAATGAGGGCGGTAATTTCAGCAGCGTTTTTTTCTTCGAATGGGCAAATGAACCGTATGTAATTCGCTTCAATTCATCCAAGGAATCATTTCTGCAGGAAGAGACGATTTCAAATCTGCTTTCTTCACAGGAGTTGCCTTATCCGAAAGTTTGTGGTATCGGTGAAGAGCGGCATTTCTCCTATTGTATTTCAGAGCGAAAGCTTGGAATCGTACTGGCGGATTTGCAGGCTGACCAGAAAATGGCCGTTGTGCCGGATCTGGTTCATGTCATTTCCAAGATGAATCAGGTTCAATTAGGACAAACAACAGGATATGGCCCGGTCATCGACGGGAAAAATGGTCAATATGCTGATTGGGAGTCATTTGTAGCAGCGTCTTTTGCAGAGAATCAGGAGGGAACCTTTTGGGAAAACTGGCATGAGCTGTTTCAGACGACCTGTTTAGAGCGTGATGTTTTTGAAGAGATATATTCGAGGCTGTTGGCATTTTGCAGCTATAACGCAGCGCATAGACATTTTGTTCATAATGATTGTCATGAGTGGAATATTATTTCTGATGGCAGCAGCATTACCGGAATTATAGATGCTGGGTTCATCTACGGCGACTTTATGATCGATATAGCGACGATAGAAGAAGCAATACCTGGGATAGATTTGGGCGAAGCATTCCGTGTTCATTATGAGCATATAGGCAAACCAATCGAAAACTTTAAAGAACGGCTTATTGGAGCTCGATACTTTAAAGGTCTGGACGGTCTTCGTTTTTTTGCGAAAATGGGCTGGGATCATGCATATATCGAGCTTCGCGATAAGCTGCTATCTCTCCCAAAAAGGGTAAAACCTTAAAATGCCTCTCTACACACGCAGAGACATTTGCACATATAATGAGAACACACAACTGACAAAATGCTGACGGTTTTTGTGCAGTTTGGATATATTTTTTTGACCATTTGAGGTATCCTTAGAATCACACTGTTTTTTAGAAAAATACTTCAGGCATCATTGTCCAAGAAGTAAAGGATTGGGTGATTGAAATGATTGTTATCAAGACGAGTGAAGAAATAGCAAAGATGAAAAAAGCTGGTGAAATTTTAGCTGCTTGCCACCGGGAACTGCGAACATTTATTCAAGCCGGCAAAACGACGTTGGAGATTGATAAATTTGTCGAAGCTTTTTTGCAAAAAAATGGAGCTACTCCCGAGCAAAAAGGATATCACGGCTACCCTTTTGCAACATGTGCCTCGGTTAATGATGTAATATGCCACGGTTTTCCAAGTGAGCGGGCATTAGTCGATGGTGATATCGTAACCATTGATATGGTGGTTAATTTAGACGGTTGGTTAGCGGATTCCGCTTGGTCTTATGCAGTCGGAAATATATCGGAAACATCGCAAAAGCTGCTTGATGTGACAAAGGAATCCCTTTATAAAGGGATAGAGCAGGCTGTAGTCGGAAACAGAATCGGAGACATATCTCACGCGATTCAAGTTTTTGCGGAAGCACAAGGTTTCTCGGTTGTAAGAGATTTTATAGGTCACGGTATTGGTCAGAAAATGCATGAGGAGCCTCAAGTGCCTCATTATGGCCCGCCGAATCGCGGAACACGTTTAAAGGCCGGGATGGTTTTGACAATTGAGCCTATGCTTAATACTGGGAAGTACCACAGCAAAATCGATGAAGACGGATGGACGGCTAGAACGATCGATGGCGGTTTATCTGCGCAATACGAGCACACGCTTGCTATTACAGAAAATGGTCCGATTATTTTAACCGAGCAATAGATGTAATAAATGAACAGACTATAGCAAATTAATATGGCCTAATGGCCACAACTATAAATTTCATTGTACTTGGCCTGCGTGCCTGTTTGTTCCTAGTGGAACAACAGGCCACAGGCTATTTTATTTTGTAGAACAAAATTCTAAGTTTAGAAACTGTCCCCAAAAGTGCGTGAGCGAGTAGACTTTATGGATGTAGAAAGAACCTTACAAGTCACAGTGAAAGTAGATACGAAGGTTCTTTTTTCTAAGATAAGATTATGTAAAACTTGGTTATGGATTCCGAAGTTAACTTTTTGGAAGACCCTTCTTTTGAAACATTTTTTTAATGACATGTTACTTTTTTAATAGAAAGAGTGTCTTATTACATATCAGGCAGAAGTGAGGATTCATACATATTTAGGAAAAACGCATCGATAATCAGATCAACACCTTGAAGAGAGGGAGGAGCCATAATGAGCAAGAAAATAGGATATATGTTTTTGGGCGTTTTCTCTTTGCTGCTTGTCATTTTTTTATTCAACTGGCTTAGAACAAATACTGACAATTTCGGAATGCTGCAGAGCTTCTCTGTGACGATTAATAATCAATCGGATTATGATATCGTTTCGGTTGAAACTGGAATTATCTCAAGCTCTGAAAAGCATAGCTATGCAAAAATAATTAAAGCTGGCGACACGGTTCGAATAAAACCGCAATTGAAATTAACAGGTGAAGGCGCCGTATACTTGAAATATACGGATGACAGGGGAATGACGAAGGAGACTGTCGCCTGCGGTTATACCGAATCACTTTCAGGGAGCGCGAAGTTAATCATTGATAATAATGGAGTTGCAGAAAATGAACAAAAATGCATGTAAAGCTTGTTGAACTCGCTAATGTGCAGGTTCCGTATTATGCAATTTTCAACTAAAAGTAATGATAATAATGGTTAAACCCTTTTCTCATTTTTGAGATAAGGGTCTTTTTTGTGCGAAATAATTGTCGACTGCGTTAGGTGGTACTCATCCCTTGTAAACTGTAAACCTCTAGTTAAAGTAATAAATATAACAAATATTTTTAGGGTACAATCTATATTTCTTCAGGTATTTTATCCCTTTCTGTTTTGATAAGATTTTTTTGTAAGCGTTATCAGTCTATATTTATGACAAGGGGGATGGAAATGCGAAGGAAGTTAAGTATGCTATTGGCGTTCATTTTGCTCTTCGGTATGCTGACGCCGATAGGAAGATTCGAGAACACAGCTCAAGCTGCAGCAACAACAGTGCTTCAAAATGGGTTTGAGGATGGAAATGCTGGCAGCTGGCAGCCGTTTAATTGCAGCGGAGGCACTGCGCAGGCAGCCGTTTCTTCAGAGCAGGCCGCAACGGGATCAAAATCGTTAAAGTTATCTGGGCGTGGGAGTGTTAGCTGCAGCCCGAGCATTGAGCTCAATGCTTTGCTTCAAGAGGGACATAGTTACGATATTTCGTTCAAAGTAAAGCTTGGAGCGGGTACTGATCAAGCACATGTTACGATGAGAATGACTGATCAAACGAATGACTTTGATTGGATCGTGGGCAACCAGAACATTGATGATCAAAGCTGGACAACCTTCTCCAAAACATCGTATACGAGGCCTACTGGCTCAAAAGCTATGACGATGTATTTGGAGACAGTTTCGTCGACTGCTGACGTGTTTATTGATGATCTCTTGATTGTAGATCATACGCCAACTGATAATCCCGGCAGTGGTGGAGGAACTCCGATTGGGCCATTGGAATTCGGCTATAACTTCGATGATGGTACAATCGAAGGCTGGAAACCAAGAGGAGATGGCGTAGCCGTAACGGTATCGCAAGAACAGCAAAAGTCAGGCCAATACAGCTTGAAAACGACAGGCCGTACGTTGGACTGGAACGGGCCGACCGTTAGTGTAGTCGACAAAATGACGAAAAATGCAAAATATGAGGTTACAGCTTTCGTCAAGCTTACTGAAGTGCCTTCGGCTTCCAGAACGATAAAGTTATCGGCTGAACTGGATGCGAGTGGATCCAAGAGCTGGGTAAGCATTGCTTCAGCAGCAGTAGCTTCGACAGATTGGGTACAGCTCAAGGGGACATTTAGTTTCAATTCAAATTTAACAGATTTAAGCTTCTATGTTGAAAGTTCGGGAGTAAGTGACGCTTATTATATCGACGATATTAAGGTCTTAATGACGGAACTGCCGCCTAAGACATCCCTACCTGTTCAGACAGATCTAGCGAAGCTGAAGGATGTTTATCAAAATTATTTCAAAGTAGGGGCAGCGCTAGAGCCGATTCAGCTTGAAGGGAAAAGCAGAGAACTTCTAGATATGCATTTCAGTTCAGTCGTTGCTGAGAATGCAATGAAGCCTGGTTCAATTAATTCAACAAAGGGAACTTACAATTTCGAGAGTGCAGACAGGCTTGCCAAATACGCAAGAGACAACAAAGTGAACATGCGATTCCACACACTTGTGTGGCATGAACAAGCAGCAAACTGGATGTTTAACGATGATAATGGCACCGTATTGAGTCCAACTCCAGAAAACAAAGAGCTTGTTCTCAGTCGGCTAAAAGATTTTTTAAGCGTTGTGGTGCCAAGATATGCAGACGTCGCAACGGATTGGGATGTCGTGAATGAGGTCATTGATGAAGGCAGACCGAATGGTATGCGTAATAGTTTATGGTATCAATTAACAGGCGAGGATTTCATTAAAGTTGCCTTTACTGAAACGCGTAGATTGCTCGATGAGTTATATGCGCAAGACCCGATAAAATATGCAAAGGCTAAGGATTCCAAGCTAGTTATTAATGATTACGGAACAAATAATCCGCAAAAAGCAAACTTTTTATTAAACCTTGCAAAGAGATTAAAAGCAGAAGGTGTGCCTATTGATTCGGTTGGCCACCAAACTCATATTAACATTAGCGGACCGTCAATTCAGCAAATTTCTAATTCAATTAAGATGTTCGGTGAGGCCGGATTCGACAACCAATTAACTGAATTTGATGTCTCGGTTTATTCGAACAACACGGATGCCTACCAAGAAGTGCCTCAAGATTTGCTTGCCAAACAAGGCTACCGTTTTAAAGAGCTATTCGAAGAATTGAAGAAATTGGATGATCTGGGCAGGACAGCAGAAAATCCAGAAGGCTGGATAAGCAATGTTACCTTCTGGGGTATCGCTGACGACCATACATGGCTCCACAATCGTCCGGTCACTCGTCAAGACGCGCCATTTGCTTTCGATAAAAACTTCCAAGCGAAACCTGCTTATTGGGGAATGGTTGATCCAACGAAGCTGGTAGCGGTGAAGAAAACGGCAAATGCTGCAAATGGAAGTCCAAACCCAAGCAACATCAATGATATTTTCTGGAGTACAATTCCAGCTATTTCATTGGAGAAGAGCGGCGTATTAGAAGCTGCGATGAAAGTGCTGTGGGATGAAAATAATATCTATGTAAAGGCAATCGTGACTGATCCATCGAAATTTGTTGGTGATAAGGTCGATTTGTTCGTGAAGAGCGGAAATGAAATTAAAAAGGTATCGGTTGAAAGAGGGGCAGCTAACGCTGTAGAAACGAATAAAGGTTACACGATTACTGCTGCTATTCCGTTAAGCGGAAGCACATTGGACAGCAAAGTATCTTATGATATTCGCGTCACAGATTCTGGTTCAGATGACGGTACTGAGCATGGCAAGAATGGCAGTATCATTTCGTGGAGCGATCTTGGAAACAATCAAGATCAGAATAGCAGCGGTTATGGCGAGTTGACGCTTATCTCAGGAACAAAAGTATCAACTGCAAAATATGGCACGCCTATTCTCGACGGTGAAATGGATGCAATGTGGGCGAGCGCGAGCAAGCTTGCTACCCAAGTTAAAGTAGAAGGCGGCGAAGGCTCTAAAGCTGAATTTTATACGATGTGGGACGATAAGCATCTTTATGTTTATGCTTTGGTAACCGACAAAAAATTATCGGATGCGAGTCCAAACCCATGGGAACATGATTCCATTGAAGTTTTCGTAGATCAAAACAATGGAAAAACTAGCGCTTATGAGGGTGATGATGGCCAGTATCGAATTAATTACAAAAATCTGCATACGGTTGGCGGTCATGCCTCTCATGACAACTACACTTCGGTGACGAAGACAGTTTATGGGGCTGATAATATTGCTACCGGTTACATTGTAGAGGCTGCAATCAACTTGGATTTGATCACTCCAAGCAACGAGACGATCATTGGTTTTGATCTACAGGTCAACAATGATGATAACGGTACGGGTAAAAGAGATAGTGTATGGATGTGGAACGATCCTACAGGAAATTCTTATGAGAACACCTCACGATTAGGTGTGCTTGTATTAGCTGGCAAGCCTGATGGCGGAGGAGACCCAGGTCCTGGCGGCAACGGCAACACAGGCAGCATTCCTGCTAATAAGCCAGGAGAAATTAATGCTACTATAGATGCGAACGGCAATGCTAAGGCATCTATCAGTGCTGCCGATGTGAAAGCTGCTATTGCAGATGCTAAAGCTGGTTTATTGAAATTCCAGGCTAAAGCTGTAGATAAGGCGAAGCAGGTCGCTTTCAATATTTCTGTTGAGCAAGTTCAAGCTGCGAAAACGGCAGGTATTAAAATCATCGAATTCAACGCTGGCCTTGCTACTGTTCAATTGCCGATTTCATTATTAGATGCCACTGAATCGACAGGAAATATTGAACTCATTGTTAATAAAATCGCAGCCGATACACTGTCTAGCGAGGTTCGTGAACAGATTGGAACGAATGCGGTTTATGATTTCAGCTTAATCATTGGCGGCAAGATGATAAGCCAGTTTGGTAATGGTCTATCTGTAAATGTATCTGTGCCTTACGAGTTGAAGAATGGCGAAAATGCAAATCAAATCGTCATACTGTATATTTCTGAGGACGGGAAGCTTGAAGTACTTGCGAATAGCAGATACGATGCTGTTACAGGTATAGCCAAGTTTAATACGACTCATTTTAGTAAATTTGCAGCCCTTTCAATCGATGTAAGCTTTAAAGATATATCTTCCGTTTCATGGGCGAAAGACAGTATTATCGGGCTTGCAGCTCGTGGCATCGTTACAGGTGCATCTTCACAAGCTTTCGAGCCTAATCGTTCAGTGACGAGAGCAGAGTTTATCCATATGCTTATTCAAACGCTAAACCTGAAGCAAACAGGAGCGATCAGCACATTCCATGATGTGAAGGAAGGCGCTTGGTATTATAATTCAGCTGCTTCAGCTCAGCAATTAGGCATTGTTACAGGGTTGTCAGATGGGACATTTGGCATTAATGATAAAATTAACCGTCAGGATATGGCAGCAATGGCATACAGAGCGTTGCAAAAAGCAGGCATAACGTTAGAACAAGTGAACGATAAAGCCGAGTTCAATGATGCAGCAGCAATTGCTGAATATGCCAAAGAGGCTGTAGCCATGCTGCAAGCAGCAGGTACAATTAATGGCATGGGCAATGGCAGATTTGCACCAAATCAAACGGCAAGCCGTGCACAAGCAGCTGTTATTTTATATCAGTTGCTGCAAAAATCTACGAAATAACTTCTATGAATTTCTAATAGAAATGAGTTAAAAAAGAGCCGATAAGATGTTTGTTGGGATATGAGTGCTGGACCCATTCGGGGGCTCGCCCATATACAACTCTTCTTAACGGCTTTTGGTTTATTTTCCAACTAGAACGAAAACGTTGCCATCAGGGGCTTCGAATACAGCGACATGTCCAGACTCCGTAGCAAAGGGTGTTCTAATCCATTGAATTTCTTCATTTTTGCTTAACTCGTTGTGTGCTTCACGGACATCTTCAACCAGAATTTCAACTTCAGTAAATTTGTTGTCAGGATGATTGCTAAGAACAAGTTCAGAGCTGTCCTTCATTGGAAATTTTAGACCGATGATTTTCCAAACAAACCCATCCTCTAATGCTCGTTCTATTTTCCAGCTTTCAGTTAGACCCATCGCAGTGTAAAAGGCAAGAGATTTCTCAATTTCGATCGTGTGAATGCAAACGCATTCTAGTTTCTTAAACATAAGGTGCAACTCCTTTGTTATCAATGAGAACATACGTTCTATAAATAATTCTACTATTTTCCATATTGAAAAGCAACCATAAGTAGTATTATACTTTTTATGGATTGGGGGAATATAGGCATGCTTGAATTCTTGTATCACTACTATGATGAATCGACTGGTCCATTCCGCAATTTATCAGACTTAAATCCAGAGGAAGCAGATCGTGTTTTAAACGAAATCATTGTTCAAAATAAAGGCTTCGCTAGCAAACGGTCCACGGATTATCTGGAAATTCGACGGAGTCTCGAATTAAAAGCAAGAGATTTATTTATAGATAAAGGCGGCATGCCCATTCGGAAGTTTCCCCATTATATGACTCTCGGGGAATGTCCATGGCTCTTAGAATGGTATCCAGCAGGTAAAGTACTGCAATTTCCAATGTCGAATTTCGAGCCAAATACGATTAGTTTTACTTATGGAGATTTGTTTCCGACGATGAGGCTCCAAGACGGAAAGCCTTATCGAGGTCAGGTCTATACTATGAACGAGATCTTTGAAGTAGTAAGAGAATTTGGATTACCACAAGAATGGAATGCCAAGGGAGAAAGAGGACCAGAAAGATACATTGAAGTGCAAGTGTGGGATGATGAAACGTTGAACAAACGGAAGTTATAGTTCGAAAAATGCAGCGAGACTTGACACCGAGATACACTTCCTGTATAAATACTTCTAAGCATATGAGTTGGAAATAACAACATTAGCGATTGGGACAGTAGTCTAGGACCGATAGTTGCAGCGAGCCGGGTTAGTGGAAGCCGGTACGGATGTCTTAGATGAAGCGGGCCCATGAAATGGTTTGCCGAAACGAACGAAGTTACTTAGTAGGCAAATCCGGTCATTGACCGTTACGAAAATGAGGGGTCAAGCTGCTTATCAGGCTTGGCACTTAGAGTGGTACCACGGGATCTTTATGGCTCTCGTCTCTTATTTTAGAGACGGGGGCCTTTTTTATTTTGATAATAGGAGGAATTACAATGATTCATAAGTTGATTATTGGAGCAATTGAAGAAATAACGCAAGGCATGCTGGAAGAGGGACGTACAGAGCGACCTGAAAATTTCAAAATTGCGGTCGAGCATCCCGTTAACTTAGCGCATGGCGATTATAGCAGCAATATTGCAATGCAGCTGGCAAGGCTTTTAAAACGTGCACCTTCATTGATTGCAGACGACTTCAAACAAAAATTAATCAAGCATCCAAGTCTTTCCTCATCCATAAAAAAGATTGAAATTGCTTCACCCGGGTTTCTTAATTTCTATGTGAATTGGTCTTGGTGGGCAGTCAATGCAGATCAGCTATCTTCGCAGAAAACGACAGTTAACAAAAAAGTGCTTGTTGAGCATACATCTATCAATCCAAATAAATCAGCGCATATTGGTCATTTGCGTAATTCCTGCGTAGGCGATACGATTGCGCGAATGCTCAAAAGGACGGGTCATCAGGTTGAGGTGCATAACTACATTGATGATCTAGGCAACCAATTGGCGGATACGGTGGTAGGCATTCTTCAGACAAAGTCGGTGCTGCCTTATGAGCGTTTTGGGGATTTTTGCTGGGATACGTATTCAAGCATTAATCGGGCTTATAAAGAGCAGCCAGAATTGCTTGAACAACGTACCAAGGTTCTTGCAGAGCTGGAAGAAGGGCATTCGAATGTAGCATGGATGGGCTTGTTGGTCGCAGAAAGAATTGTACGCGAGCATGTCGAGGAAATGAAGCAGTTTGGCATCACTTATGATGTTCTAGTATGGGAAAGCAATATTGTGCGTGAAGGCTTCTGGGCTCGCGCGTTTGAACTGCTGCAATCAACGGGAATATTCCGCAAGGAAACAGAAGGGAAGCTGAAGGGCTGTTATGTGCTGAAGCATTCTGATGAAAACGGAGAACCAGAGGAACAATCGGATTTCCACGCAGATAAAGTGCTCGTTCGCTCAAACGGTATTTTGACTTATACGGCCAAAGATATTGCTTACCATCTGTGGAAGTTTGGATTGCTCGATAACGATTTCCGTTACCAGAAGTTTTCTGATGGTCTGTGGTCAACGCATACAAGCGGTGCAAGGAAAAAAATCGGTCATGCGGATATGGTCATAAACGTAATTGATCAGCGCCAAGAGTATCCTCAAGCTATGGTTAAACAAGCATTGCTCGCTTTGGGTTTTCAGGAGCAAGCAGAACAGTTGAAACATGTCAGTTATGGTGTTGTTGCATTAAGCCCAAATACGGCAAGTGGTTTAGGTATCGATACGTCAGACGGCAAGCATGCGTATGCGATGTCAGGCAGGCAAGGAATCGGCATAAAAATAGCGGATTTCTTAGTAAGAATGGAACAAATCATAGACGCAAAAAGATCCCGTAAAGGCGGCTTGGCAAGTCGTACGATAGCAGCAGCATCGATTCGTTATTACTTGCTTCGTTTTCATTTGCAAACAGAGGTTGTGTTTGATCTTGATCAAGCAACCGAAATATCCGGCAATACAGGTGTTTATCTGATGTATACGTATGCTCGCTCCAGCAGTATTTTGAAGAGAGCAGGCGACACGGAGTTTAACCCACAAGCTCTAGCTGAGATTAGCGATCTTGAGATTCAAGAGCATTCATTACTGAGACAATTAGCTTATTGGCCTGAAACGCTGGAAGCTGCCGCTTTGGAGCTGTCTCCTAATCAGCTTTGTACGTATGTATATGAGCTTTCCGCATTGTTTAACCATTTCTACGCCACATGTCCTATTTTGAAGGCTGAAGGCTCAGCGAAAAGCTTGCGTATTTGGCTTACCGAGCGTTATAAGCAAACGATGCAGGATGCACTTCACATACTGGGACTTCCTGCGCCAAATAGAATGTAAACAGATGTTCCAATCATGCAATTGGCTTGCCCGTCATATAGTTTAACGCAGAGGTACAGGCATTAACAGCGATGAACGAAGGGCGGGTGCTGCAAATGGAGCAGGTACATGATAATCAGGTAGAGGATAGCGACCTTACGATAGATTTTGCGGTTCAGGGCATGAGCTGCTCAGCTTGTGCGGCAAGAATAGAGAAAGCAGTCAGCAAAATGGATGGTGTTCAAATGGCTGCCGTCAGCTTTCCGCTTCGCACCGCTTGGGTGCAGTTTAAGCCTGAGCGGCTCGGAGCGAAACAAATTGCTGATCGTGTCAAGCAATTAGGTTTTGAAGCGATGCTTAATGAGACAGCTAAAGAAGGCTTGCACAAGGAGCATCGTATATTGAAGCTGCGACTCATAGCTTCAGCGGTACTTACGGTACCGTTATTAACTGGAATGATGCAGCATCTGCCGTTTTTAAGGCCGATGCTTGATTATTTGCCTGCTTGGCTTACTATCCCTTGGTTGCAGCTCATACTAGCCACGATTATTCAATTTGCAATAGGTTTGCCTTTTTACTTCGGTGCTTATCATGCGGTACGCGAGCGAAGCGCCAATATGGATGTGCTTGTTGTCATTGGAACGACAGCCGCCTATTTGTACAGCCATTATGTCGTATTTCAAAACGGCTTGTTTCGGTCGATCTCAGAGGTGGCTGCTCATGCACCGCCATTGTATTTTGAAACTTCTGCTGTCGTAATCACAGCTGTCCTGCTGGGTAAATACATTGAAGTTTCCGCCTCGCTGCGTGCGCAGCGCGGATCAGACGGCTTCGGCAAACTGCAAAGTCAGACGGCGGCGGTTGAACGGGCAGGTGAAGTGATACATATTCAGACCGAATTTGTTAGAGCGGGCGATATTGTCATCGTAAAGGCAGGAGAAACGATTCCGGTCGATGGCATTGTATGCGGCGGTCACTCCGCAACCAACGAATCATTGCTAACAGGCGAGAGTCTGCCGATTGCAAAGCGGGAAGGAGATCAAGTGTGGGCGGGAACTTGGAATGAAAGCTCGCAGCTTCGCATTCGTACGAAGGCAGCTGGCCATGATACGATGCTTAACCGCATACAGGAGCTTGTTCGTCAAGCACAACGGTCAAAATCAGCCATTCAGCGAAATGTAGATGCGGCTGCAAGCTGGTTTGTTCCTGTTATGCTTCTCTTCGCCGTAGCAACGGTTTTCATGTGGGGATTATTTCTTGAGCCGGGGAATTGGAGCCGAGCATTCATATGCGGCATTGCTGTTTTATTAGCAGCCTGTCCATGCGCGCTTGGTCTAGCCGCACCGATCTCACTTGTCATTGCAGCCAGCAGACTTGCGAAACAAGGCATTATTACGAAGGAAGCGGGCGCGCTTGAACGTTTGGCAAGTATTCAAACGATCATTTTTGATAAAACAGGAACATTAACGGAAGGCAAGCCTCATATAAGTGCTTCACTAGCTATTAAAGGAAGCCGAAATGCTTTGCTGAGATTGGCGGCAGCCGCTGAAGCGGACTCCACACATCCGCTTTCAAGAGCAATTGAGAAGGAGGCGGTCAGACTAGGGCTTATTATTCCAGCTTCCAGTCATCATGTCTTCACACCAGGCGGAGGCGTTGAAGCGATAATTGAGGAGCAGCGCTTCGCTATCGGAAACGCTCGGTTTGCAGCAGAACGCCAATGGGCTTTGAGCGTCGATATCATTGCATTCGCAAGGCAGCGTGAGGATTTGGGTGAAACCGTGCTATATGCAGCAATAGACGATGAGATTGCTGGTGCAATCGCATTTAGCGATAAGATAAAGGAAAACGCGAGAGAGACAGTGAAAGAGCTTAAAAATTTAGGGGTTTCCGCTGTTCTAGCGACTGGAGATCACAGGGCGCCGGCAATTGCTGCTGCAAAAGCGGTTGGGATTTCAAGCATACATGCTTCCATGCTTCCCGAAGGCAAATTGGCGCTGGTGGAGCAGTTAAAGCGTCGCGGCAAACGAGTCGCAATGGCAGGGGATGGATGGAATGACGCACCAGCATTAGCCGCAGCCGATGTTGGCTTAGCAATGGGTGAAGGAACAGATGCAGCGCTTAGCGCAGGCCATATGACGCTGCTTTTCTCTCGTCTGCACGCCATTCCAGAAGCGATTCGAATTAGCCGATTAACGATTCGAAATGTGCGTCAAAATCTAACCTTTGCTTTCCTATACAATGTTATCGTCATCCCTTTTGCTGCTTTTGGTTTGCTTGAGCCTTGGATGGCTGGAACGGCGATGGCGCTTAGCTCTGTTTCTGTTGTAAGTAATGCGCTTCGGCTTTCTGGTCAGCTGCAAAGCAAGAGCCGGGTTGGTGCAAGCAGATGACGCTGACTTGGCAGCTGATTGGATTCATTATTTTAACAGGCTTATTCAGCGCACCTCATTGTATCGGTATGTGCGGGGGGATTGTATCAACCGTCTCATTAAATTCCTCAGCGCCAGTC from Paenibacillus sp. FSL K6-3182 carries:
- the argS gene encoding arginine--tRNA ligase, which encodes MIHKLIIGAIEEITQGMLEEGRTERPENFKIAVEHPVNLAHGDYSSNIAMQLARLLKRAPSLIADDFKQKLIKHPSLSSSIKKIEIASPGFLNFYVNWSWWAVNADQLSSQKTTVNKKVLVEHTSINPNKSAHIGHLRNSCVGDTIARMLKRTGHQVEVHNYIDDLGNQLADTVVGILQTKSVLPYERFGDFCWDTYSSINRAYKEQPELLEQRTKVLAELEEGHSNVAWMGLLVAERIVREHVEEMKQFGITYDVLVWESNIVREGFWARAFELLQSTGIFRKETEGKLKGCYVLKHSDENGEPEEQSDFHADKVLVRSNGILTYTAKDIAYHLWKFGLLDNDFRYQKFSDGLWSTHTSGARKKIGHADMVINVIDQRQEYPQAMVKQALLALGFQEQAEQLKHVSYGVVALSPNTASGLGIDTSDGKHAYAMSGRQGIGIKIADFLVRMEQIIDAKRSRKGGLASRTIAAASIRYYLLRFHLQTEVVFDLDQATEISGNTGVYLMYTYARSSSILKRAGDTEFNPQALAEISDLEIQEHSLLRQLAYWPETLEAAALELSPNQLCTYVYELSALFNHFYATCPILKAEGSAKSLRIWLTERYKQTMQDALHILGLPAPNRM
- a CDS encoding heavy metal translocating P-type ATPase, with amino-acid sequence MEQVHDNQVEDSDLTIDFAVQGMSCSACAARIEKAVSKMDGVQMAAVSFPLRTAWVQFKPERLGAKQIADRVKQLGFEAMLNETAKEGLHKEHRILKLRLIASAVLTVPLLTGMMQHLPFLRPMLDYLPAWLTIPWLQLILATIIQFAIGLPFYFGAYHAVRERSANMDVLVVIGTTAAYLYSHYVVFQNGLFRSISEVAAHAPPLYFETSAVVITAVLLGKYIEVSASLRAQRGSDGFGKLQSQTAAVERAGEVIHIQTEFVRAGDIVIVKAGETIPVDGIVCGGHSATNESLLTGESLPIAKREGDQVWAGTWNESSQLRIRTKAAGHDTMLNRIQELVRQAQRSKSAIQRNVDAAASWFVPVMLLFAVATVFMWGLFLEPGNWSRAFICGIAVLLAACPCALGLAAPISLVIAASRLAKQGIITKEAGALERLASIQTIIFDKTGTLTEGKPHISASLAIKGSRNALLRLAAAAEADSTHPLSRAIEKEAVRLGLIIPASSHHVFTPGGGVEAIIEEQRFAIGNARFAAERQWALSVDIIAFARQREDLGETVLYAAIDDEIAGAIAFSDKIKENARETVKELKNLGVSAVLATGDHRAPAIAAAKAVGISSIHASMLPEGKLALVEQLKRRGKRVAMAGDGWNDAPALAAADVGLAMGEGTDAALSAGHMTLLFSRLHAIPEAIRISRLTIRNVRQNLTFAFLYNVIVIPFAAFGLLEPWMAGTAMALSSVSVVSNALRLSGQLQSKSRVGASR